A DNA window from Amycolatopsis sp. DSM 110486 contains the following coding sequences:
- a CDS encoding glutamate decarboxylase, with translation MVLHSGEQNGSNRQSGTNPMYAGANPALAADFVMPHNKLRDTSLPPDTALQLVRDELMLDGNARLNLATFVTTWMEPQARDLMAECVDKNMIDKDEYPQTAELERRCVNILADLWHAPDPTDIMGCSTTGSSEACMLAGMALKRRWTKLGRTGKPNLVMGVNVQVCWDKFCEFWEVEPRLVPMDGNRLHLSAEEAVKRCDENTIGVVAILGSTFDGSYEPVAEIAAALDDLQGRTGWDIPVHVDGASGAMIAPFLDEDLEWDFRLPRVASINTSGHKYGLVYPGVGWVVWRDREALPEELVFNVNYLGGDMPTFALNFSRPGAEVAAQYYTFVRLGREGFRAVQQASRDVALHLSDAIADLGPFQLLTRGDQLPVFAFTTKPEVTGYDVFDVSRRLRERGWLVPAYTFPEKRTDLAVLRVVVRNGFTHDLADLLLEDLRRTLPELERQTEPQHDAATSTAFHH, from the coding sequence ATGGTGCTGCACAGCGGGGAACAGAACGGATCGAACCGTCAATCGGGCACGAACCCCATGTACGCAGGGGCGAATCCCGCCCTGGCGGCCGACTTCGTGATGCCGCACAACAAGCTTCGCGACACGTCGCTGCCGCCGGACACCGCGTTGCAGCTCGTGCGCGACGAGCTGATGCTCGACGGCAACGCGCGGCTCAACCTGGCCACGTTCGTCACCACGTGGATGGAGCCACAGGCCCGCGACCTGATGGCCGAGTGCGTCGACAAGAACATGATCGACAAGGACGAGTACCCGCAGACGGCCGAGCTCGAGCGGCGCTGCGTGAACATCCTCGCCGACCTGTGGCACGCACCCGACCCCACGGACATCATGGGCTGCTCGACCACGGGCTCGTCAGAGGCGTGCATGCTCGCCGGGATGGCGCTGAAGCGGCGCTGGACGAAGCTCGGCCGTACCGGGAAGCCCAACCTGGTGATGGGCGTGAATGTGCAGGTGTGCTGGGACAAGTTCTGCGAGTTCTGGGAGGTCGAGCCGCGCCTGGTGCCCATGGACGGCAACCGCCTGCACCTGTCCGCCGAGGAGGCGGTGAAGCGCTGCGACGAGAACACCATCGGCGTCGTCGCGATCCTCGGGTCCACTTTCGACGGCAGCTACGAGCCCGTCGCGGAGATCGCCGCCGCGCTCGACGACCTGCAGGGCCGCACCGGCTGGGACATCCCCGTCCACGTCGACGGCGCGTCGGGCGCGATGATCGCGCCGTTCCTCGACGAGGACCTGGAGTGGGACTTCCGCCTGCCGCGCGTCGCGTCGATCAACACCTCGGGCCACAAGTACGGCCTGGTGTACCCCGGCGTCGGCTGGGTCGTGTGGCGCGACCGCGAGGCGCTGCCGGAGGAGCTGGTCTTCAACGTCAATTACCTCGGCGGCGACATGCCCACGTTCGCGCTGAACTTCTCCCGCCCCGGCGCCGAAGTAGCGGCGCAGTACTACACGTTCGTCCGCCTCGGGCGTGAAGGCTTCCGCGCCGTGCAGCAGGCCTCGCGCGACGTCGCGCTCCACCTGTCCGACGCGATCGCCGACCTGGGCCCGTTCCAGCTGCTGACCCGCGGCGACCAGCTCCCGGTCTTCGCCTTCACGACGAAGCCCGAAGTCACCGGCTACGACGTCTTCGACGTGTCTCGCAGACTCCGCGAACGCGGCTGGCTCGTCCCGGCCTACACCTTCCCGGAGAAGCGAACCGACCTGGCGGTGCTGCGCGTTGTCGTCCGCAACGGCTTCACCCACGACCTGGCCGATCTCCTGCTCGAGGACCTCCGCCGGACCCTGCCCGAGCTGGAACGCCAAACCGAACCCCAGCACGACGCGGCCACCTCGACGGCCTTCCACCACTAA
- a CDS encoding Dps family protein, with amino-acid sequence MVNSPIKSPLSDADKEITGNALQATLVDLVDLSLIAKQAHWNVVGKNFRSAHLQLDELVATARQYTDEVAERANAIGVSPNGKAKTVVESSGVPDYPDNWQSVETTVAAIVDILATLIQRLRKRIDETDKSDLVTQDLLIEITRALEEAHWMWQAQQA; translated from the coding sequence ATGGTCAACTCTCCCATCAAGAGCCCGCTCAGTGACGCCGACAAGGAGATCACGGGCAACGCCCTGCAAGCGACGCTCGTCGACCTCGTGGACCTTTCGCTGATCGCGAAGCAGGCCCACTGGAACGTCGTGGGCAAGAACTTCCGCAGCGCCCACCTGCAGCTCGACGAGCTCGTCGCGACTGCTCGCCAGTACACCGACGAGGTCGCCGAGCGTGCCAACGCCATCGGCGTCTCGCCCAACGGCAAGGCGAAGACCGTCGTCGAGAGCTCGGGCGTCCCGGACTACCCCGACAACTGGCAGTCGGTGGAGACCACGGTGGCCGCCATCGTCGACATCCTGGCGACGCTCATCCAGCGCCTCCGCAAGCGCATCGACGAGACCGACAAGAGCGACCTGGTCACGCAGGACCTGCTGATCGAAATCACGCGCGCCTTGGAAGAGGCGCACTGGATGTGGCAGGCGCAGCAGGCCTGA
- a CDS encoding organic hydroperoxide resistance protein — translation MADAIYTAAATARGAGRNGEVTSSDGVIDESLAVPKEMGGPGGDKTNPEQLFAAGYSACFHSALQAVARAGKVQLPESTVTAEVSLYKQEVGFKLGVVLNVALPGMDKAQADELVAQAHQVCPYSNATRGNIEVGLTTTV, via the coding sequence ATGGCTGACGCGATCTACACCGCGGCCGCGACCGCGCGAGGCGCGGGCCGCAACGGCGAGGTGACCTCGTCCGACGGGGTCATCGACGAGTCGCTGGCAGTGCCGAAGGAAATGGGCGGCCCGGGCGGTGACAAGACCAACCCCGAGCAGCTGTTCGCCGCCGGCTATTCGGCGTGCTTCCACAGCGCGCTGCAGGCCGTGGCGCGCGCGGGGAAGGTGCAGTTGCCGGAGTCGACGGTGACCGCCGAGGTCAGCCTGTACAAGCAGGAAGTGGGCTTCAAGCTGGGCGTCGTGCTGAACGTCGCGCTGCCCGGTATGGACAAGGCCCAGGCCGATGAGCTCGTGGCGCAGGCGCACCAGGTGTGCCCGTACTCGAACGCGACCCGGGGCAATATCGAGGTCGGGCTCACCACCACGGTCTGA
- a CDS encoding NADPH-dependent FMN reductase, with protein sequence MTSAKAVRVLGIGGSLRDGSQSERALRIALDSAAELGVDTELIPGPELVLPFYDTAAGERDDRARRLIESIRRADGLIVVSPGYHGALSGLVKNALDYVEDLREDTRPYLEGRPVGLAAVAFGWQAAVTTLDQLRTITHALRGWPTPLGGSINSAETKFDESGGASDDKSVRTLRLIGRQVAEFTLSR encoded by the coding sequence GTGACTTCAGCCAAAGCGGTCAGGGTGCTCGGGATCGGCGGTTCACTGCGCGACGGCTCGCAGTCCGAGCGCGCCCTGCGGATCGCGCTGGACTCGGCGGCCGAGCTGGGGGTCGACACCGAGCTGATCCCCGGGCCTGAGCTCGTGCTGCCGTTCTACGACACCGCCGCAGGCGAGCGCGACGACCGCGCGAGGCGGCTGATCGAGAGCATCCGCCGCGCCGACGGCCTGATCGTGGTCTCGCCCGGCTACCACGGCGCGCTGTCCGGGCTGGTCAAGAACGCCCTGGACTACGTCGAGGACCTGCGCGAAGACACCCGCCCCTACCTCGAAGGACGCCCGGTCGGCCTCGCCGCCGTCGCCTTCGGGTGGCAGGCCGCCGTCACCACGCTCGACCAGCTGCGCACGATCACGCACGCGCTGCGCGGCTGGCCCACCCCGCTGGGTGGTTCGATCAACTCCGCCGAGACCAAGTTCGACGAGTCCGGCGGCGCGTCCGACGACAAGAGCGTGCGCACGCTGCGCCTGATCGGCCGCCAGGTGGCCGAGTTCACCCTGTCGCGCTGA
- a CDS encoding alpha/beta hydrolase, producing MAIPLQVRTQAAAAQLVFWLPRPVRRLIAGPPLRRDGQELALDAQLLLRLQQLTGTALVGETVEGSRLGLELGRHLVSGKTIEPVAVRDVVIPSGDASLDATLYTPAGLPEPSGLLVFFHGGGWVVGSRATHDNAARYLAKHAGVRVLSVEYRMAPEHPFPTPFEDALAAFDYAHANAAELGADADRIAVGGDSAGGNLSAALTLAAVRRGGPAPAFQLLIYPAVDFTTRRRSREIFGEKLFLTDESMTWFEDHYVPAGTDKADPRLSPLVATDHSGLPPAFIMTAGFDPLRDEGEAYAEKLRDAGVSVAVSRQPDLIHGFLNFTGVGSRFREATAELAGALRLGLARQQKEK from the coding sequence ATGGCGATCCCGCTCCAGGTCCGCACCCAGGCCGCCGCCGCGCAGCTGGTCTTCTGGCTGCCCCGGCCCGTCCGGCGGCTCATCGCCGGCCCGCCGCTGCGCCGCGACGGGCAGGAACTCGCCCTCGACGCGCAGCTCCTGCTGCGGTTGCAGCAGCTCACCGGCACCGCGCTCGTCGGCGAGACGGTCGAGGGCTCGCGGCTCGGGCTGGAGCTCGGCCGCCACCTGGTGAGCGGCAAGACGATCGAGCCCGTGGCCGTGCGCGACGTGGTGATCCCGTCCGGCGACGCGTCGCTCGACGCCACCCTCTACACGCCCGCGGGGCTGCCCGAACCGTCCGGGCTGCTCGTGTTCTTCCACGGCGGAGGCTGGGTCGTCGGCTCGCGCGCCACGCACGACAACGCCGCGCGCTACCTCGCGAAGCACGCCGGCGTGCGCGTGCTGTCGGTGGAGTACCGGATGGCGCCGGAACACCCGTTCCCGACTCCGTTCGAAGACGCGCTGGCGGCGTTCGACTACGCCCACGCCAACGCGGCCGAGCTCGGCGCGGACGCCGACCGCATCGCCGTGGGCGGCGACAGCGCGGGCGGCAACCTCTCCGCCGCGTTGACTCTGGCGGCGGTCCGGCGCGGCGGCCCGGCGCCGGCGTTCCAGCTGCTGATCTACCCCGCGGTGGACTTCACGACGCGCCGCCGCTCGCGCGAGATCTTCGGCGAGAAGTTGTTCCTCACCGACGAGTCGATGACCTGGTTCGAGGACCACTACGTCCCGGCCGGCACCGACAAGGCCGACCCGCGCCTGTCACCCCTCGTCGCGACCGACCACAGTGGACTGCCCCCGGCGTTCATCATGACCGCGGGCTTCGACCCGCTGCGCGACGAGGGCGAGGCGTACGCGGAGAAGCTGCGCGACGCCGGAGTCTCGGTCGCGGTGAGCCGCCAGCCGGACCTGATCCACGGCTTCCTGAACTTCACCGGCGTCGGCTCCCGTTTCCGCGAGGCGACGGCCGAGCTGGCCGGCGCGCTGCGGCTGGGGTTGGCGCGGCAGCAGAAGGAGAAATAG
- a CDS encoding TetR family transcriptional regulator: protein MTPAEPTGLRERKKARTREAIQRHALRLFQEQGYATTTVEQIAAAADISPSTFFRYFPTKEATVLYDRIDPLLVEAARRQPEDLTLLGVVRATLREVYDSLPPEVWAEERRRQLLVFSVPELRAKVMDNYVSGITMLVELAAERTGRARGDFEVRNWAGAVVGVILSTALAAAADQSVDFVALLERAFTHLEEGLPL, encoded by the coding sequence ATGACCCCGGCTGAACCGACAGGCCTGCGCGAACGCAAGAAGGCCCGCACGCGCGAAGCGATCCAGCGGCACGCGCTGCGGCTGTTCCAGGAGCAGGGCTACGCGACGACCACCGTCGAGCAGATCGCGGCGGCCGCGGACATCTCGCCGAGCACGTTCTTCCGCTACTTCCCGACGAAGGAGGCGACGGTCCTCTACGACCGCATCGACCCGCTGCTCGTCGAGGCCGCCCGCCGGCAGCCCGAGGACCTGACGCTGCTCGGGGTCGTCCGCGCGACGCTGCGCGAGGTGTACGACAGCCTGCCGCCCGAGGTGTGGGCCGAGGAGCGGCGCCGGCAGCTGCTCGTGTTCTCCGTGCCGGAGCTGCGCGCGAAGGTGATGGACAACTACGTCTCGGGCATCACGATGCTCGTCGAGCTGGCGGCCGAACGGACCGGTCGTGCCCGCGGCGACTTCGAGGTGCGCAACTGGGCGGGCGCGGTCGTCGGCGTCATCCTCTCCACGGCGCTGGCGGCCGCGGCGGATCAGAGCGTCGATTTCGTCGCGCTGCTGGAACGCGCGTTCACGCACCTCGAAGAAGGCCTGCCGCTCTGA
- a CDS encoding MFS transporter: MALMFFARLPMTMTGVTLTLYVVTNLGHGYGAAGIVGAATTLGMALGAPLLGRTIDRYGLRPVVAVCGVASTAFWVAAPHLSYAVLVACALPAGFLSVPAGSLARQILAALVPAEHRRAAYSLDTILVEASFMIGPAAGIAAITSLSATFTLSGIGVLFGGTALLIFLLNPPIRNEDELAPVGSVRPPLRSWLTGRLLATLLVAAGALFCLVGTEVATLAALRSHGDVGWTGLVIAVMCAASMLGGIVHGAVKKSLPQGVLMLLLAALVLPVGLADQPWWLLMLVLIPTNLLCAPTLAATTETVSAIAPPAVRGEAMGLQDASTRLGLAAGSPVVGFAIDHSSPAWGFVAAGAGGLVLAAAGLLWTHRRRSATAPVMAAAVQARR, translated from the coding sequence ATGGCGCTGATGTTCTTCGCGCGCCTGCCCATGACGATGACCGGCGTCACGCTCACCCTGTACGTGGTCACCAACCTGGGCCACGGCTACGGCGCGGCCGGCATCGTCGGCGCCGCCACCACGCTGGGCATGGCGCTGGGCGCGCCACTGCTCGGGCGCACGATCGACCGCTACGGCCTGCGTCCGGTGGTCGCCGTCTGCGGCGTCGCGTCCACGGCCTTCTGGGTCGCGGCGCCCCACCTTTCCTACGCGGTGCTGGTGGCGTGCGCGCTGCCCGCCGGGTTCCTGTCCGTGCCCGCGGGCTCGCTGGCGCGCCAGATCCTGGCTGCGCTCGTGCCGGCCGAGCACCGGCGGGCGGCGTACTCGCTCGACACGATCCTGGTCGAGGCGTCGTTCATGATCGGCCCGGCGGCCGGCATCGCGGCGATCACGTCGCTGTCGGCCACATTCACGCTCAGCGGCATCGGCGTGCTCTTCGGCGGCACGGCGTTGCTCATCTTCCTGCTCAACCCGCCCATCCGGAACGAGGACGAGCTCGCCCCCGTCGGCTCCGTCCGGCCGCCGCTGCGGTCGTGGCTCACCGGCCGCCTGCTCGCGACGCTGCTGGTGGCCGCGGGCGCCCTGTTCTGCCTGGTCGGTACGGAGGTGGCGACGCTGGCGGCGCTGCGCTCCCACGGTGACGTCGGCTGGACCGGCCTGGTCATCGCGGTGATGTGCGCGGCGTCGATGCTCGGCGGGATCGTGCACGGCGCCGTGAAGAAGTCGCTGCCGCAGGGGGTGCTGATGCTGCTGCTCGCGGCACTGGTGCTGCCGGTGGGGCTGGCGGACCAGCCGTGGTGGCTGCTGATGCTCGTGCTGATCCCCACGAACCTGCTCTGCGCGCCGACGCTGGCCGCCACCACGGAAACGGTGAGCGCCATCGCGCCCCCCGCCGTGCGCGGCGAGGCGATGGGGCTGCAGGACGCGTCGACGCGGCTCGGGCTGGCTGCGGGCAGCCCAGTGGTGGGCTTCGCGATCGACCACTCGAGCCCGGCGTGGGGCTTCGTCGCCGCGGGTGCCGGTGGTTTGGTCCTGGCCGCGGCGGGCCTGCTGTGGACGCACCGGCGCCGGTCAGCGACGGCGCCGGTGATGGCCGCGGCCGTGCAGGCGCGTCGCTGA
- a CDS encoding RtcB family protein — MYTAVDGARVPIRMWADPTSVEEQAMRQLHNVANLPWVHGVAVMPDVHYGKGATVGSVIAMRDAVSPAAVGVDIGCGMSAVRTSLTAADLPDDLGRLRRRIESAVPVGFGLHKTPVNPAKVHGVGAWDAFWKSFGDLHEGVQGLHDRAARQVGSLGGGNHFIEVCLEQGGADEGRVWLMLHSGSRNIGKELAERHMAVARKLPHNADLPDRDLAVFVAGTPEMAAYRRDLFWAQDYAARNRATMVALVKLAVAEVIPGTTFDDAISCHHNYVAEETYDGVDLLVTRKGAIRAGAGDLGIIPGSMGTGSYIVRGLGNTASFESASHGAGRRMSRTKARKTFTAADLAAQTDGVECRKDTGVVDEIPAAYKDIDAVIEAQTDLVEVVAHLKQVVCVKG, encoded by the coding sequence ATGTACACGGCGGTAGACGGTGCTCGCGTCCCGATCCGGATGTGGGCCGACCCCACGTCGGTCGAGGAACAAGCCATGCGCCAGCTGCACAACGTCGCCAATCTGCCTTGGGTGCACGGCGTCGCGGTGATGCCGGACGTCCACTACGGCAAGGGCGCCACCGTGGGCAGCGTGATCGCCATGCGTGACGCGGTGTCGCCGGCGGCGGTGGGCGTCGACATCGGGTGCGGGATGAGTGCGGTGCGCACGTCGCTGACCGCGGCGGACCTGCCCGACGACCTCGGCCGGCTGCGGCGGCGGATCGAGTCGGCCGTGCCGGTGGGGTTCGGGCTGCACAAGACGCCCGTGAACCCCGCGAAGGTCCACGGCGTGGGCGCCTGGGACGCGTTCTGGAAGTCGTTCGGCGACCTCCACGAGGGCGTGCAGGGCCTGCACGACCGCGCGGCGCGCCAGGTCGGAAGCCTCGGCGGTGGGAACCACTTCATCGAGGTCTGCCTCGAACAGGGCGGCGCCGACGAGGGCCGCGTGTGGCTGATGCTGCACTCGGGTTCGCGCAACATCGGCAAGGAGCTCGCGGAGCGGCATATGGCCGTGGCGCGCAAGCTGCCGCACAACGCGGACCTGCCCGACCGCGACCTGGCCGTGTTCGTCGCGGGCACGCCCGAGATGGCGGCCTACCGGCGTGACCTGTTCTGGGCGCAGGACTACGCGGCGCGCAACCGGGCCACGATGGTGGCGCTGGTCAAGCTCGCCGTCGCCGAGGTGATCCCGGGGACCACGTTCGACGACGCGATCAGCTGCCACCACAACTACGTCGCCGAGGAGACCTACGACGGCGTCGACCTGCTCGTGACCCGCAAGGGCGCGATCCGGGCCGGCGCGGGTGACCTCGGGATCATCCCGGGCAGCATGGGCACCGGCTCGTACATCGTGCGCGGGCTCGGGAACACGGCGTCGTTCGAGTCGGCTTCGCACGGCGCGGGGCGGCGGATGTCGCGGACGAAGGCGCGCAAGACCTTCACCGCGGCCGACCTCGCGGCCCAGACCGACGGCGTCGAGTGCCGCAAGGACACCGGCGTGGTCGACGAGATCCCGGCGGCCTACAAGGACATCGACGCGGTGATCGAGGCTCAGACCGATCTCGTGGAGGTCGTGGCGCACCTCAAGCAGGTCGTCTGCGTGAAGGGGTGA
- a CDS encoding M48 family metallopeptidase, protein MKTSFRALAAVVLLAGFPVLVLALVAGIVVVEVFAFRNRLSHGLEFAVFAAPATYVLLRALFTFDRTGDAPGLPVTVEAQPELWALVRELAEAVGTAPPDEIRIMNRANAAVFERTRWFGLRVTGRTLFIGAPLFAGLRVAELRAVLGHEFAHYSNRDTRFAGATYRGRVAILRVLSGLDGAMPDVTLFGLPPDADVTRADFIPDREIDEARQALVTGGWQPAAQLLSEIGTDWDRRVTLVRHLGEVVANDEIGLDHWQSERPGDADAAAVNAESLVQLAWQVRSGLGAEHVSREQFQKFFAILESAVPAASEAAVLAPEDPTPWVTMLAVARGRQYDNDAFREVWEQLVARDPVNLPAHSSALQYWCEKWFGSHELMWAFAEEGAAKHPKLAVLPLAAAHEAEYRGVEDAWRHPLVAPAVDRLLPWLEGEGRDAPGTATSRAYAARALVELGRGEEAVEQFRHLGVHADANMWAYGKKGPIVEFRKIRYLACHLAEKAKSTVD, encoded by the coding sequence ATGAAGACCTCTTTTCGAGCGCTGGCCGCCGTCGTCCTGCTGGCCGGGTTTCCGGTGCTGGTGCTCGCGCTCGTCGCCGGGATCGTCGTGGTGGAGGTGTTCGCGTTCCGCAACCGGCTTTCCCACGGGCTGGAGTTCGCCGTCTTCGCCGCGCCCGCGACATACGTGCTGTTGCGGGCGCTGTTCACCTTCGACCGCACAGGCGACGCCCCGGGTCTTCCGGTCACCGTGGAGGCGCAACCCGAGTTGTGGGCCCTGGTCCGCGAACTGGCCGAAGCCGTCGGGACCGCGCCGCCCGACGAGATCCGGATCATGAACCGGGCGAACGCGGCGGTGTTCGAGCGAACGCGCTGGTTCGGGCTGCGCGTCACGGGGCGCACGCTCTTCATCGGTGCCCCGCTGTTCGCGGGCCTGCGTGTGGCCGAGCTGCGGGCCGTGCTCGGCCACGAGTTCGCGCACTACAGCAACCGCGACACCCGGTTCGCCGGCGCGACCTACCGCGGCCGGGTGGCGATCCTACGGGTCCTGAGTGGACTCGACGGGGCAATGCCCGATGTGACGCTGTTCGGCCTGCCACCGGACGCCGACGTCACGAGGGCCGACTTCATCCCCGACCGCGAGATCGACGAGGCCCGGCAGGCGCTCGTGACCGGTGGCTGGCAGCCGGCGGCGCAACTGCTCTCCGAGATCGGCACCGACTGGGACCGGCGCGTCACTCTCGTGCGCCACCTCGGTGAGGTCGTCGCGAACGACGAGATCGGGCTGGACCACTGGCAGAGCGAGCGGCCGGGCGACGCGGACGCCGCCGCCGTCAACGCCGAGAGTCTCGTGCAGCTGGCCTGGCAGGTCCGCAGCGGGCTGGGGGCCGAGCACGTGAGCCGCGAGCAGTTCCAGAAGTTCTTCGCCATCCTCGAGTCCGCCGTGCCCGCGGCGAGTGAGGCGGCGGTGCTGGCGCCCGAAGACCCCACGCCGTGGGTGACGATGCTGGCCGTCGCTCGCGGCCGGCAGTACGACAACGACGCGTTCCGCGAGGTGTGGGAGCAGCTGGTCGCCCGCGACCCGGTGAACCTGCCCGCGCACAGTTCCGCGCTGCAGTACTGGTGCGAGAAGTGGTTCGGGTCGCACGAGCTGATGTGGGCGTTCGCCGAGGAAGGCGCGGCGAAGCACCCGAAGCTGGCGGTTCTGCCGCTCGCCGCGGCGCACGAGGCGGAGTACCGCGGGGTCGAGGACGCGTGGCGGCACCCGCTGGTCGCGCCGGCCGTCGACCGGCTGCTGCCCTGGCTCGAAGGCGAGGGCCGCGACGCGCCGGGCACGGCGACGAGCCGGGCGTACGCCGCGCGGGCGCTGGTGGAGCTCGGGCGTGGCGAAGAGGCCGTGGAACAGTTCCGGCACCTCGGCGTGCACGCGGACGCCAATATGTGGGCGTACGGCAAGAAGGGACCGATCGTGGAGTTCCGGAAGATCCGGTACCTGGCCTGTCACCTCGCCGAAAAGGCGAAGTCCACAGTGGACTGA
- a CDS encoding aspartate-semialdehyde dehydrogenase, translating into MSNGLRVGVVGATGQVGGVMRKLLAERGFPVDEMRYFASSRSAGTKLPWQGEEITVEDTAIADPSGLDIALFSAGGSTSREQSPRFSAAGVTVIDNSSAFRRDPDVPLVVSEVNPEAIKEARKGIIANPNCTTMAAMPVLKPLHDEAGLLRLITSTYQAVSGSGLAGVDELAAQVNAVASRAAALTHDGSAVDFPAPAKYVAPIAFNVLPMAGSVVDDGSFETDEEQKLRNESRKILGLPELLVSGTCVRVPVFSGHALSINVEFAQPISVERATELLSVAPGVQLSDVPTPLQAAGKDPSFVGRIRSDPGVPDGRGLALFVATDNLRKGAALNAVQIAELVASNR; encoded by the coding sequence ATGAGCAACGGTCTGCGCGTCGGGGTGGTCGGGGCGACCGGCCAGGTCGGCGGTGTGATGCGGAAGCTGCTGGCGGAGCGCGGTTTCCCGGTGGACGAGATGCGGTACTTCGCGTCGTCCCGGTCAGCGGGAACGAAGCTTCCGTGGCAGGGCGAGGAGATCACGGTCGAGGACACCGCCATCGCGGATCCGTCCGGTTTGGACATCGCCTTGTTCTCCGCGGGCGGCTCGACTTCGCGTGAGCAGTCGCCGCGCTTCTCCGCCGCGGGTGTGACGGTGATCGACAACTCGTCGGCCTTCCGCCGCGACCCGGACGTGCCGCTGGTCGTCAGCGAGGTCAACCCGGAAGCCATCAAGGAGGCGCGCAAGGGGATCATCGCGAACCCCAACTGCACCACCATGGCGGCCATGCCGGTGCTCAAGCCGCTGCACGACGAGGCCGGCCTGCTGCGCTTGATCACGAGCACGTACCAGGCCGTGTCCGGCAGCGGCCTCGCCGGCGTCGACGAGCTGGCCGCCCAGGTCAACGCCGTCGCCTCCCGCGCCGCGGCCCTGACCCACGACGGTTCCGCCGTGGACTTCCCGGCCCCGGCCAAGTACGTGGCGCCCATCGCGTTCAACGTCCTGCCGATGGCCGGCTCCGTCGTCGACGACGGCTCGTTCGAGACGGACGAGGAGCAGAAGCTGCGCAACGAAAGCCGTAAGATCCTTGGCCTGCCGGAGCTGCTCGTGTCCGGCACGTGCGTCCGGGTCCCGGTGTTCTCCGGCCACGCGCTGTCGATCAACGTCGAGTTCGCGCAGCCCATCTCGGTGGAGCGGGCCACGGAATTGCTGTCGGTCGCGCCCGGCGTGCAGCTCTCGGACGTGCCCACGCCGCTGCAGGCCGCGGGCAAGGACCCGAGCTTCGTCGGCCGCATCCGCTCCGATCCCGGTGTGCCGGACGGCCGCGGCCTGGCCCTGTTCGTGGCGACGGACAACCTGCGCAAGGGTGCGGCGTTGAACGCGGTGCAGATCGCGGAGCTGGTGGCGAGCAACCGCTGA
- a CDS encoding aspartate kinase, which produces MALVVQKYGGSSLESADRIKRVAERIVATKKAGNDVVVVCSAMGDTTDELLDLAQQVNPAPPEREMDMLLTAGERISNALVAMAISAHGAEAWSFTGSQAGVVTTSVHGNARIIDVTPSRVTEALEQGYIALVAGFQGVSQDTKDITTLGRGGSDTTAVALAAALGADVCEIYSDVDGVYSADPRIVPDARKLDTIPYEEMLELAASGSKILHLRSVEYARRYGVPIRVRSSYSDKPGTTVTGSIEEIPVEQALITGVAHDRSEAKITVTGVPDHAGAAARIFRVIADAEIDIDMVLQNVSSTISGRTDITFTLSKANGAKAVQELEKVKGEIGFETVLYDDHVGKVSLVGAGMRSHPGVTATFCEALAQSGVNIEIINTSEIRISVLIRDAQLDDAVRAIHEAFELGGDEEAVVYAGSGR; this is translated from the coding sequence GTGGCCCTCGTGGTCCAGAAGTACGGTGGCTCGTCGCTGGAAAGTGCCGACCGGATCAAGCGCGTCGCCGAACGCATCGTCGCCACCAAGAAGGCGGGCAACGACGTCGTGGTGGTGTGCTCGGCGATGGGTGACACCACCGACGAGCTGCTCGACCTGGCGCAGCAGGTGAACCCCGCGCCGCCGGAGCGGGAGATGGACATGCTGCTCACGGCCGGTGAGCGCATTTCGAACGCCCTGGTCGCGATGGCGATTTCCGCGCACGGCGCCGAGGCGTGGTCGTTCACCGGTTCGCAGGCGGGTGTCGTCACGACGTCGGTGCACGGCAACGCGCGCATCATCGACGTGACGCCGAGCCGCGTCACGGAGGCGCTCGAGCAGGGCTACATCGCCCTGGTGGCCGGGTTCCAGGGCGTTTCCCAGGACACCAAGGACATCACGACGCTCGGCCGCGGCGGTTCGGACACGACCGCCGTCGCGCTCGCCGCCGCGCTGGGCGCCGACGTGTGCGAGATCTATTCCGATGTGGACGGTGTGTACTCCGCCGACCCGCGGATCGTGCCGGACGCGCGGAAACTCGACACGATCCCGTACGAGGAGATGCTGGAGCTCGCCGCGAGCGGTTCGAAGATCCTGCACCTGCGTTCGGTCGAGTACGCGCGCCGCTACGGCGTGCCGATCCGAGTCCGCTCTTCCTACAGCGACAAGCCGGGCACCACCGTGACCGGGTCAATCGAGGAGATCCCCGTGGAACAAGCGCTGATCACCGGTGTGGCACACGACCGTTCGGAGGCCAAGATCACGGTCACCGGCGTGCCGGACCACGCCGGGGCGGCCGCCCGGATCTTCCGCGTGATCGCCGACGCGGAGATCGACATCGACATGGTGCTGCAGAACGTGTCCAGCACGATCTCGGGTCGCACCGACATCACGTTCACGCTGTCGAAGGCCAACGGCGCCAAGGCCGTGCAGGAGCTCGAGAAGGTCAAGGGCGAGATCGGCTTCGAGACCGTGCTGTACGACGACCACGTCGGCAAGGTCTCGCTCGTCGGCGCGGGGATGCGCTCGCACCCCGGTGTCACGGCGACGTTCTGCGAGGCGCTCGCGCAGTCGGGCGTCAACATCGAAATCATCAACACCTCGGAGATCCGCATCTCGGTGCTGATCCGCGACGCGCAGCTCGACGACGCCGTGCGCGCGATCCACGAGGCGTTCGAGCTCGGCGGCGACGAAGAAGCCGTCGTGTATGCGGGGAGTGGTCGCTGA